A genomic window from Gossypium hirsutum isolate 1008001.06 chromosome D10, Gossypium_hirsutum_v2.1, whole genome shotgun sequence includes:
- the LOC107916199 gene encoding major strawberry allergen Fra a 1-3: protein MGVVTYDYESTSPVAPSRLFKAFTVEAPKVWPTAAPNAVKSIEVEANPSSGSIVKINFVEGLPFQYMKHQIGGHDENNFSYSYDLIEGGPLGDKLEKISYENKFEAAAGGGSICKSSMKFYTVGDNVITEDEIKALIKGSEGVYKPVEAYLLANPESCN from the exons ATGGGTGTTGTCACTTATGACTATGAGTCTACCTCCCCAGTCGCCCCTTCCAGGCTTTTCAAGGCCTTTACTGTTGAAGCTCCGAAAGTTTGGCCCACGGCTGCACCTAATGCAGTCAAGAGTATTGAGGTTGAAGCTAATCCTAGCTCTGGAAGTATCGTAAAAATCAACTTTGTTGAAG gCCTTCCATTCCAATATATGAAGCACCAGATAGGAGGACATgatgaaaataatttttcataCAGTTACGATTTAATCGAAGGTGGGCCTTTGGGGGACAAACTTGAAAAAATCAGCTATGAGAACAAGTTTGAGGCAGCTGCAGGTGGAGGAAGTATTTGCAAGAGCTCAATGAAATTCTACACTGTTGGCGACAATGTAATCACTGAAGATGAAATCAAGGCTCTCATTAAGGGAAGTGAGGGAGTTTACAAGCCTGTTGAAGCTTATCTATTGGCTAATCCTGAATCCTGCAACTAG
- the LOC121222089 gene encoding uncharacterized protein yields MPLKTCFVVVNIDVKPTTIANCFRLCKIRSEEDMPLEQEIGDVEDIHKLKEVISDLHYRNAIDVEQILNYPSENESLIKSPTDEEIIQGVMNVPTDDDNSVLPHVSPKEVFLVVDTLKNYLIQHKKNIPDLVYALLKVKNETVFDSHAKKKQ; encoded by the coding sequence atgccgctaaaaacctgttttgttgTAGTGAATATTGATGTGAAGCCTACAACTATTGCAAATTGTTTTCGACTTTGCAAAATTCGATCCGAGGAGGATATGCCTCTCGAACAAGAAATTGGTGATGTTGAAGACATTCATAAATTAAAAGAAGTAATTTCAGATTTACACTATAGAAATGCCATAGATGTTGAGCAGATTTTAAATTATCCAAGTGAAAATGAATCTTTGATTAAGTCACCTACGGATGAAGAAATTATTCAAGGAGTAATGAATGTGCCAACTGATGATGACAATAGTGTTTTGCCACATGTTTCTCCAAAAGAAGTTTTTCTAGTTGTGGATACcttgaaaaattatttaatacaacACAAGAAGAATATACCAGATTTGGTTTATGCCCTtctaaaagttaaaaatgaaacTGTATTTGATTCACATGCAAAGAAGAAGCAGTAA